Genomic DNA from Echeneis naucrates chromosome 23, fEcheNa1.1, whole genome shotgun sequence:
CTAATGCCGCTTGACAACACAGGATCCCCATAGATCCTCCACCAGAATACATCCAAATCTCTAAAGATCCCTGCAATGCTTTTCAAACACCTCTCATCCGCCTAAAGCACCTCTGGATCCAGATTTTAGAGAGCTCAGCAACCCATTGTGGCCATTTGAGCGCTCTCAAATATCTTGGTGTATACCCATGAAACCCTCAGGGGCACAAAAAAACGAGCTCCATGTAGCTCTGAAACTTCTCATGGGCTCCGCCTGAATGTGCTCTCCCAGGCGAGGTGCCAGAttcagtgatatatatatatataatatatatgttttccgcatatacatttaaaaagggACACGGCTGAGACCAAcaagttcataaaaaaaaaaaaaaaaactctccgCAAAAATATCTCCCGGGTGCAATGGGATGGCCCAAATGGAAATCTTAAATGTCCGAGGGTCACAGCAGTCCCTGAACGCAGCACCGGTGAGCCGTGCACAGGCTGGTCTCTCCTCCAGCAGACGGAGGAGAGGGAAACACCAGGAGCACAGCCACAGGCCGGAGTGCTTCAActttctgcacacacatttcattctcTTTGCTTTTCGCCTGTGGAAGATCATTAGATGGACTGTGAATGGATATTTGCCCTGCTGGTCTTTTGGTCCTGTAGAGCATCCTGAGGAGGTTGGGAAGCATCACAAGTGTGAAGTTATTCATAAATGCAGCCTTTGAAAGTGAATTACTGACCATCTTTGATGGACCAAAGGGGACTGACTGATCGCCCACATAACAATAGGCCTAAGTGCACAAACAATCAAACAGGCAAGCAAAAGTTGGACTAAACTTTTCTGCAGTGAAGCATCAGGACAGGTTGAAGTTAAGGCGCCATCAGTGGACTAAAgctttttgtgatgttttccaCGACTTTCTTCCTCACTGCACTTTGCGTTTTTGCGCATCCGGGCGTTTTTACGCGCGGGTGCCAGCTCCCCTCCGAGTGGCGGCCGCTGAGCGATGGCTGCCGGGCGGAGCTGGCGGAGATCATCGTGTATGCCCGAGTCCTGGCGATCCACCGAGAGCCGCCGGGCGGAGGGGCGGGCAGCCTGTACAACGCGCTGCCCTTCGGGTTCGGCTACGGGTACGAGGGCGCGGAGGAAGGGCTGCTTTACTCGGCggaggtggagctgctgtgCGACCAGGCCTGGGGTAGCATGCTGGAGGTGCCATCCGGATCCAGACTGAACCTGACAGGACTTGGTTACCTGTCCTGTCAGTCCCACACCGTGATGGAGAACTACTCCtacttcttcttcctcaggtGAGCTGCAAGGCCTGAACACACAACGCACGCATACTAAAGGAACCTTATAGAACGACTGACAACGTGCATTCATCCTCATGGCAGCTGGAAACTGACACTGCAGCCTCTCTCCTGCTTGTCTGGGACCAGACGATgcagtcagaaaacaaagacacttACACTTAACTAGGACTCTGCTACTTGAGGCTGTATGGGTGTTTCCTGTAAGTTTCTTTGATACTGCTTGTTATTTCTGCAAAAGAGGATTTTACCTTCTCCTTCTGCTTGCTACTTGCAGGATGGATGAGAACTACAACATCCTCCCCCATGGCGTCAACTTCCAGGACGCCATCTTCCCCGACACGACAGAGAACAGGCGCACATTCTCCAGCCTCTTCCAGTTCTCCAATTGCACCCAAGGGAGCCAGCCATTCCACACCTTCAGCCCCGAGTGGGACACCCAGGAGGACAGCAGGGTAGGGCATCCCTTGCTTTCCACTGAGCAAAAGTGTCATTTAGACGAGAGcaggttaccatggtgacacTTTGTGCTACCTGAACAAAATAATGACTGACAGCTTGGCCTGATTCCCATGTTCTTGTACAACCTCGTTGCGTTCAGAGAAGAATAACGCCTTGTGGAAGGTcttgcctgttttttgtttgtttttttgtgtttgcatagGATGCAAACGCAGCCAACACCATCGGGCTGCCATGGAGATAGAAGATTAACAGCCCTCAAACAGCAGGGCGCAGGCTACTCAGTGGGGCAGAAATCAGTTCAgagtgttttggaaaaaaattgagagtgtgtgtgtgtgtgtgtggacacctAATCCTTAGTTAAGTTGTGACTTTGCTGACAGGAATGTGGTGAGGATCAGTAGAGTCACAGCCTGACTACCCTCTAGCACACTGCAGAgccacacacgaacacacacacacatacaccacatATGTAGTGAAGATGACGATTGGGTTTTTGGGCCCATATCATTAGGTCCTGGTGTTTTGAAGATCAAAGCAGTTTCTGAGTGGTTGAGGTCCAGTGGTCTGGCCCCTCAGGCAGACAGGGTGCTGGCCGtccagaggtcaaaggtgaaataGCACAGATCCAAATCTTTGACATGCAGCATTTTGAAAGTGTGTCAGTCTTCCACTTCAATCCATGTCATCCTGAAGGAAGAAACTTGCTGACCCGGGACCAGAGATGAGCTGCGCCCTGTCAAATTAGATGCTGTTTATTATCACCTCCTCTGACAGATACGAGCAGGTTTCACCTTCGGCAAGACACAAAAAGGTGGCTGGAGAGAGATCGACATAGGGGCTTGCCTTCATCTTGAGCAGATATAAGATACAAGCAACTGCTCGGTAGGTTTTAATAGGTCAGCAGAACAAACCTGTGGTGATGGTGGTAAGGAATCACCACAGAAGGTAGAGCTAAATGTATATGTCTCCTTTGATTAGAAACCAGGTCCAGGCTTTGTTTGAATACAGCGAAAGTATCAAAgatctcagtccacagagaaatgctcacagtgtGTATTCACAAACTGAACTTTAAaatcagctgtcaggacttctgggtctttgtgatgtcacaacaaaacagtcactgCCCCCAGCTCCCAAATCCAGACCagaccacctggacccaccAGGATTGCAACCTTTTTATGCTAACCCTCCGAAAATGGAGGCGCTATTGTGACTGGTTAGTTGTTGTGACTAATACTCCAGAGAGACGACTCGGAAAGGAGATATACAACTTTAAATTCGACTGATTTTTGAATTTATTATTCCACATCACGCCTATGAAATTTCAATCTGGGGCTGGAAAATCAGATAATCTGACTTCACTGAGAAATTCTGGATCCGGCCCTGGACCAGCACATTAGGTGGAATATGATTAGAGGAGGCAACATCAAAGAGAGTCAGTCACATGTATGAGCCTCAGTCAGGCCCAGACTCAGATCAGGCTTCTGTTGAAACCAGAACCAAAGAGTAAGACAATGTTACCATAGTCACTGGGTGACTGCAGTTTAAGATGGAAACTCTCAGTCATGGTGAGGGCTGATTATAATACGAATTgtttaatataaaaacacaataaaacagctAAAAACTTGATTTTAATCAGAACCAAAATGCTCAAAGTCTGAAGACCTGATGGCCATGATACTTGTTATAGTGATATATGAGTCTCTATTGGACtgtggacctgtccagggtgtaccttgccctcagccaatgtgagctgggattgttcCCAGCAGGGGGCGCTGTAGGGGACtcacacaagcacggggagaacatgcaaactccacacagaaaggctcccAGCCTGGGAACCGAAGCCAAAATTGTGATGCTACAGATTGTTGCGCTGACCTGAATGGCAGCATTTATGGATTTTGAAAAGCAAACTATTTCCCAAATGATCTAGTAAAGATCATCTCAATCATCATGGAGTCCAACCAGTAACCAGTTGAGGTGCGGGGGATGTGGTGGTATGAAGGCCTCCTCTCCCTTTACATACTGGTTAGACCTGCAGGGATCTGAGccatgaggtcagaggtcagtcagGCATAGGCTGAATGCACTGCTCATGTAGAGGACAAGCACTTGCTTGCAGAGCCGCGACCTTCGGGGAAGGCGGCATGCCAAACAGGTGTTTCACTCTGGGAATTTATGGAGCAGTATGAGAAGGAAGGAGCTTCTTCCTCAGCGCCCTGTCTCT
This window encodes:
- the ccdc3a gene encoding coiled-coil domain-containing protein 3a — protein: MFSTTFFLTALCVFAHPGVFTRGCQLPSEWRPLSDGCRAELAEIIVYARVLAIHREPPGGGAGSLYNALPFGFGYGYEGAEEGLLYSAEVELLCDQAWGSMLEVPSGSRLNLTGLGYLSCQSHTVMENYSYFFFLRMDENYNILPHGVNFQDAIFPDTTENRRTFSSLFQFSNCTQGSQPFHTFSPEWDTQEDSRLLCASVQAVLFEEEERGRKLQERLAVAERRNRQLKERVRKVKRSLRNARKAARKAEQALQGLQERMKTAERRERHHLNAITQEEPPPGHYTSTAMRQKCISKHNCN